One window of the Trifolium pratense cultivar HEN17-A07 linkage group LG2, ARS_RC_1.1, whole genome shotgun sequence genome contains the following:
- the LOC123908759 gene encoding uncharacterized protein LOC123908759 → MKDSEKLTPISVSPMQLQQRSSHSHSNSTKLMLWLILSVSLTYFIYTLKLVSTPSSCNHNHTPFTVNHHSSISTTVNTTNFTSTTPTNLHHVVFGIAASSKLWEQRKNYIKLWYNSKKMRGIVWLDDTVKTDPNEDLPPVKISTDTSNFPYTNKQGHRSAIRISRIVSETLRLGLKDVRWFVMGDDDTVFVTENLIRVLNKYDYNEFYYIGSLSESHLQNIYFSYGMAYGGGGFAISYPLAKALVKMQDRCIHRYPGLYGSDDRMQACMAELGVPLTKEIGFHQYDVYGNLFGLLAAHPVTPLVSLHHLDVVEPIFPNATRVEALQRLTIPMKLDSAGLIQQSICYDKEKKWTISVSWGFAVQIFRGIFSPREIEMPSRTFLNWYRRADYTAYAFNTRPVTRNPCQKPFVFYLSKAKLNSTIQQTVSEYERHRVPHPACRWKMADPSALDKVVVYKKPDPHLWDRAPRRNCCRVMKSNKKGRMVMDVGKCKDGEVSEP, encoded by the exons atgaaagattCAGAAAAACTAACTCCAATTTCAGTGAGTCCAATGCAATTACAACAAAGATCATCACATTCACATTCAAATTCAACAAAGCTTATGCTATGGTTAATCCTCTCTGTTTCTTTAACCTACTTCATCTACACTCTCAAACTTGTTTCCACTCCAAGCTCCTGCAACCACAACCACACTCCATTCACCGTCAACCACCACTCTTCCATTTCCACCACCGTCAACACAACCAATTTCACTTCCACTACACCAACAAACCTCCACCACGTCGTATTCGGCATCGCGGCATCATCAAAACTCTGGGAACAGAGAAAAAACTACATAAAACTCTGGTACAATTCAAAAAAAATGCGAGGAATAGTTTGGTTAGATGATACAgtaaaaaccgatccaaacgaAGATCTTCCACCGGTGAAAATTTCCACCGACACTTCGAATTTTCCATACACAAACAAACAAGGTCATCGATCAGCGATTCGGATTTCGCGAATTGTGTCCGAAACGCTGCGTTTAGGACTTAAAGATGTGAGATGGTTTGTAATGGGAGATGACGACACCGTTTTTGTAACGGAGAATTTAATTAGGGTTTTGAATAAGTATGATTATAATGAGTTTTATTATATTGGGAGTTTATCGGAGAGTCATTTgcagaatatatatttttcttatggtATGGCTTATGGTGGTGGTGGATTTGCGATTAGTTATCCATTAGCGAAAGCACTTGTGAAAATGCAGGATCGGTGTATTCATAGATATCCTGGTTTGTATGGTTCTGATGATCGAATGCAAGCTTGTATGGCTGAACTTGGTGTTCCACTTACTAAAGAAATTGGTTTTCATCAG TATGATGTATATGGGAACCTGTTTGGGCTTCTTGCGGCTCATCCAGTGACTCCATTGGTATCGCTACACCATCTTGATGTCGTTGAGCCGATCTTCCCCAATGCTACAAGAGTAGAAGCACTTCAACGCCTTACAATACCAATGAAGCTTGACTCAGCAGGACTCATTCAACAATCAATCTGCTACGATAAAGAAAAGAAGTGGACGATTTCGGTCTCATGGGGTTTTGCTGTTCAGATATTTCGCGGAATATTTTCACCCCGCGAAATTGAAATGCCTTCAAGAACATTCCTCAATTGGTATAGAAGAGCTGATTACACTGCTTATGCTTTCAACACACGTCCTGTTACTCGAAACCCGTGTCAGAAGCCTTTTGTGTTTTACCTTTCAAAGGCGAAACTCAATTCTACAATACAACAGACAGTTAGTGAATATGAAAGGCATCGTGTTCCTCATCCAGCATGCCGATGGAAAATGGCCGATCCTTCTGCTCTTGACAAAGTTGTTGTATATAAGAAACCAGACCCACATCTATGGGATAGG GCTCCAAGGAGAAACTGTTGCAGAGTGATGAAGTCAAATAAGAAAGGAAGAATGGTGATGGATGTTGGTAAATGTAAAGATGGTGAGGTCAGTGAACCTTAA
- the LOC123909843 gene encoding phosphoglycerate mutase-like protein AT74H produces MGIAIASLPLSISQQKHHNIKPNSNHSKTYNTYLLIQCCHNQTEHNQHIDSLTNNNVHTRFPEKNPLINPLVASTFGVVPPRPKRIILVRHGESEGNVDESVYTRVPDPKIGLTKRGKVQAEECGQRIKNMIEKDSDENWQLYFYVSPYRRTLETLQSLARPFERSRIAGFREEPRIREQDFGNFQNRELMKVEKAQRNLYGRFFYRFPNGESAADVYDRITGFRETLRADINIGRYQPPGEKNFDVNLVIVSHGLTLRVFLMRWYKWTVEQFEGLNNFNNGGELVMERGYGGRYSLLMHHDEQELRQFGLTDEMLIDQEWHKISRPADLNYDCPMVNSFFPHLHEETSRIQQQG; encoded by the exons ATGGGCATTGCCATAGCATCACTACCTCTCTCAATATCTCAACAAAAACACCATAATATCAAACCCAATTCTAATCATTCTAAGACATACAACACATACTTACTAATCCAATGTTGTCACAACCAAACAGAACACAATCAACACATAGATTCACTGACCAACAACAATGTACATACTAGGTTTCCAGAGAAAAATCCTCTCATAAATCCTTTAGTAGCTTCCACTTTTGGTGTAGTACCTCCAAGGCCTAAAAGAATAATCCTTGTTAGACATGGAGAGAGTGAAGGAAACGTGGATGAAAGTGTTTACACAAGGGTACCTGATCCAAAAATTGGCCTTACTAAAAGAGGAAAAGTTCAAGCAGAGGAATGTGGACAAAGAATCAAGAACATGATTGAGAAAGATAGTGATGAAAATTGGCAACTCTACTTTTATGTGTCTCCATATAGAAGGACTCTGGAAACTTTGCAAAGTTTAGCTCGGCCTTTTGAACGCTCGAGAATTGCTGGTTTTAGAGAAGAGCCTCGCATTCGAGAACAAGATTTCG ggaattttcaaaatagagaATTGATGAAAGTTGAAAAAGCGCAACGCAATCTTTACGGTCGTTTCTTTTACCGATTTCCAAATGGGGAATCTGCTGCTGATGTGTATGATAGAATCACCG GATTTAGAGAAACACTTAGAGCGGATATTAATATAGGACGGTATCAACCACCCGGAGAGAAGAATTTTGACGTGAACTTAGTCATCGTGTCACACGGTTTAACGCTTAGAGTTTTTCTCATGAGGTGGTACAAGTGGACAGTTGAACAGTTTGAGGGTCTTAACAACTTTAACAATGGAGGCGAGCTTGTCATGGAAAGGGGTTATGGTGGAAG GTATAGCTTATTGATGCACCATGATGAACAAGAGTTAAGACAATTTGGATTGACTGATGAAATGCTGATTGATCAAGAATG GCATAAAATTTCTAGACCTGCTGATCTGAATTACGATTGTCCAATGGTGAATTCCTTCTTTCCTCATCTTCATGAAGAAACAAGCAGAATCCAACAACAAGGATAG
- the LOC123910136 gene encoding uncharacterized protein LOC123910136: protein MSSDFYTVDISFNQHSTTDIISYDPFNFLDVVQDDFNNSFFSSFSPPTTNHVMPLTNGTNNELEIASKLMQRSYSCNNFHDKPPGFPFEPCHSTLMNSENFRPCELSSSENSFFNGQMRRACSAGDWQNMKATNTHGSQTEEANLFKVGRYSAEERKEKISKYRAKRKQRKFNKIIKYACPKTLADNRTRIRGRFARNDNETNDIPKAVCSNTEQYHEDEFWVDLIEGLNDELLY from the exons ATGTCTTCTGATTTCTATACTGTTGATATTTCTTTCAACCAACATTCAACCACAGACATAATCTCTTATGATCCTTTTAATTTCCTTGATGTAGTTCAAGATGATTTCAACAattctttcttctcttctttttctcctCCAACCACTAACCATGTGATGCCTCTAACAAATGGCACAAACAATGAGCTTGAAATTGCATCCAAATTAATGCAGAGGAGCTACAGCTGTAACAATTTTCATGACAAACCTCCTGGTTTTCCTTTTGAACCTTGCCATAGCACACTCATGAATTCTGAAAATTTTCGACCGTGTGAATTGAGCTCCTCCGAAAATAGTTTCTTCAACGGACAAATGAGAAGAGCGTGTAGTGCCGGAGATTGGCAG AACATGAAAGCAACTAACACCCATGGGTCTCAAACGGAGGAAGCAAACTTGTTCAAAGTAGGGCGTTATAGTGcggaagaaagaaaagaaaaaatctcTAAATATAGAGCCAAGAGAAAACAGAGGAAATTCAACAAAATTATTAAG TATGCATGCCCAAAGACGCTAGCTGACAATCGGACACGCATACGCGGCAGATTTGCACGTAATGACAACGAAACTAACGACATTCCAAAAGCTGTGTGTTCAAACACAGAACAATACCATGAAGATGAGTTCTGG GTTGATCTTATTGAAGGGTTAAATGACGAGCTCCTCTATTAG